The Plectropomus leopardus isolate mb chromosome 22, YSFRI_Pleo_2.0, whole genome shotgun sequence genome includes a window with the following:
- the guca1a gene encoding LOW QUALITY PROTEIN: guanylyl cyclase-activating protein 1 (The sequence of the model RefSeq protein was modified relative to this genomic sequence to represent the inferred CDS: deleted 1 base in 1 codon), with protein MGNSTGSTVDDLQAVEMHLWYKKFMTECPSGQLTLHEFKQFFFFGLRGLDPEANAYIEQMFRTFDMNKDGYIDFMEYVAALSLVMRGKMEHKLRWYFKLYDVDGNGCIDRHELLNIIKAIRAINGNENQEGTAEEFTNRVFDRIDINGDGELSLEEFVAGARSDEDFMEVMMKSLDLSHIVAMIHNRRHSV; from the exons ATGGGTAACTCAACAGGAAGCACCGTGGATGACCTGCAGGCAGTGGAGATGCACCTCTGGTACAAGAAATTCATGACGGAGTGCCCCTCAGGTCAGCTCACCCTGCACGAgttcaagcag tttttttttttcgggctGCGAGGGTTGGATCCTGAGGCCAACGCCTACATCGAGCAGATGTTCCGCACGTTTGACATGAACAAG gatGGCTACATAGACTTTATGGAGTATGTGGCGGCTCTCAGTCTGGTGATGCGAGGAAAGATGGAGCACAAACTGCGCTGGTATTTCAAACTTTATGATGTGGATGGCAACGGCTGCATTGACCGGCATGAACTCCTCAACATCATAAAG GCCATCCGTGCAATCAATGGGAATGAAAATCAGGAAGGAACTGCTGAGGAATTCACAAACCGCGTGTTTGACAGGATTGATATAAACGGAGATG GCGAGCTCTCCTTGGAGGAGTTTGTGGCCGGCGCTCGCAGCGATGAAGATTTCATGGAGGTGATGATGAAGAGTCTGGACCTCTCCCACATTGTGGCGATGATCCACAACAGGAGGCACAGCGTTTAG